CTCATTGGGGATTGATACTAGGCAAACAAGCAGCTGGTTAGCTACCTGTCTAAGCAAGCTAGATATGTATACATGCGGGTTATGCGGGGCATGCGGTGTCTGCCACAAGGCCCGCAAACTGTGTGTTGGCCACGTATTAATCCTTGTGGACAGCCACAAACCCGCAAAAAATGTTAGCGACAAGCTTTGCGGCCGGCCGCAACCCGCCCCGCCTGCACCGTGACAATTtattgtaattagttatttctgAACTATTTAGCTCGTCCTAAACTTCATATATGTAAGAGTGGAGGCAGTATTAATTTTGAAAGAATGGAGATGATCTTGTAGAAGTATATAAGACTAATCAGTAACTACCTCCCATCCACGGACTTTGGCGAAGATCTTTGCCTCAGTTTCGTTTCCGAAGATGTAGTCAACATACCTATATTGGTAATAAGTAGCAAATACATCTTTAAAATGAGTTGTAATCCATAAAAATGCATTGGCGGTGAAGTACAAAGAAAGGTCCTCAATGTCGCGACAGAAGTTTAATCAAGATCAGAAGATTTGCATGTGTCGAACATAGGAAAATATCTTGACAAGAATGAGCATTGctttatatatttttacttGCATTGCCATATGCAGTCTCAGATGAAATCCAAAACATTGAACGTTATGATATAGAAGATAACACTTACGGGAGAACCTTCTCTTGGGCATCACGGAAAAACTCACAGATGAAGGGAGCAGAAAGGTTCATCAGGAACACCTGAAAATAACTGATCAGTTAAACTATAGCAAAAATTTTAAAGGGGcaatttcataaaaaaaaacatttaccTTGTTGTTTGCAGCAGCATGCTCAGCAACTAGCTGAATAGATTCGGGCGACACGGTAAGGAAAAACCCAGCAATGTAGATGTATTTTGCCTTCTCAACTGTCATCAATAATGGTATAATTTAGTAAAAAAGAACTAGCACAGTTTCAGATAGCAGAGCTCAAATAAAGCGAACTGTTAGTCAGCAGTGCAACTCGAAGTAAGAATACAATCCATCTTGGTTTCTTCTCCACAATAAATGGACAACGGTAGCAGACTAGCAGTGTCACCTGCTAGAGTGCTCTAAAACGTGTAAATATAAATACTAATGTTGCTCTGATCTTATATAACTCAACCAATAATTTGTGACCAGTATAGTACTTGTTCATGATGTAGACATACTGACAGAATTTGTATAGTATTGAGCAACTTCAGAATTTCAAATTCGATATAAAACTGATTAGCATGGTTTTAGCTAAAATTCAACCTGAGCTCAATAAATGTATTGAGTATTATACCTAGTGCCCAGTTCTCTGGTCTCTTTAGATGCTCAGATTTGTAACAGTTTGCCGCCGACAGATTTGCAATCAATGACCTGGTTACAGAAAGATATAACTGATATGCTTGCAGAAGGAAGTGCTGGCAATCATAATCTTGTGAAATTGAAGAGAAAAAACAGTTCGAATTCCTTGGTACAACAGATGATACTAGCATAATATTTTACCAAACTACAAACATTACAAATTCTATAGTGTTAGGACATGTTTTTAGCAAGATTGAATGAACTTATGCAGTTTGTGTATGCCATAGCGTAGACACTCATACGAACAGAGTTGAAAGATGCCAAGTTGTAGCATGCAATAGAAAAGGCCAAAAAAAAGTTATCCTATATCTAATTTTGATGTGTAAAGAAGAGCCAGAATGAACACGAGACAACAGCAGAGGATCAAGGAGAGGACAATAATATGAGCATAGATTACTGGAAATGCAAAGGCATCACTACTAACAATAAAAGCTATGCATCAAACCACATAAATGATTTTTGGACACAAACCTTTCACCGCCAACAACACATACAGCACATGTGCCTGTAGGAGCAGTATCATCCTCATAGTAGTGAGCCTGAGTGAGCATGCAGCAAGATCAAGGCCACATTATTCAATTAAAGGACAAAGCAGAAAATTACAGTATCAAATAGCATGAAGAAGGGGAGATTAAGAACTAACAGTAACTCCTGCAGCTTGAGCATTCTTCTTCATCTCCTCACCAAATTTGTCCTTTCCGATGCATCCCATGTAACTCGTTGCACCAGGAGTTTGAAGCATCCACTGAAAACCATGACATGCCATCAACAAACTGATGTAGCTACAGTATTCTATTGTTGACATTTATTAGATTAAGGGCTTACTTGGGCAACCCTGATAGAGTTCTGGGTGGCTCCTGTAAGAATGAAAAGGATGAAGATACAATAAATTAGAAGAGTCACCAAGCTGCTGTAGCAGTTTATGGACTAGATTACTGCATATACGTGTTAAGAAGCATTACCTCCGGCAATATAttcaacattgctcttgctggCCAACTCATCATACCTGTTAAAAACCACCTTATTAAACAACAGAATACAATCTTACATAATAGAAGGGTGCTTGCATGCCTTCTAAGTAAATTGAATTCAGCTTGCAGGTTAAAACAAATAACTAGTCACAGATTGAGAGAAAAATTATACGAAAAAAACGAAATCAGTATATATATAAAAGCATCAGCAACACATAAACTTACATAGGCAAGTGCTTCTCCTCGGCCAGAATGGCATTGTTGAGCTTGATGTCATACCTAAATCAGcagtggtgaagtaggtcagtATCACATCCTGATTGCAACACCCAACTAGCCAGCTAGGACTAATAATCAAGCAGCAGGGCATCGACGCCGCCAACGAAAGCAGAGACAATCATGTAGCCCCCCACTAAACTTCGAGATCTAGCCTAAATTGGACTAGCAACACAACATCCATGTAACAATGAATTGCCGCGCAGCGACAGCGCCCGCTGATCGCTGCGGTGCTTGATCAATTAAACAATTTCGGATCAGTGCCCCATACAGATGCCTGTCTTAGTGTCTTGTGCTGCACGTGCATGCATCTAAGACTAAGTTGCAGGCAAAACGACAACGTCCCCGTCGCTATGGCGGATCTGATGAAATTACGCTGCCAAACCACCAAAAAAAAAGACCAAACCACTCGGACTAGGAGTAACTAGTTCCTAAACACAGATCAGACGGGGAGGAGACGAGGCGAGCGCTTACTTCGTGAGGAAGGCGTCGTCGACGACGGCGGAGATGTCGAGGAGGGGGTTGCCCATCCCCAGGAGCACGCCCTCGCTCGCCGCCATTTCCTCTCCTCTCGCCTCCACACGAAcgaagcggcggcgcaggggacggAGATCTGAGGCTTCAGTTGGGCGGGCGAGGGCTCCGGGTTCGTGTGGGTGTGGGCGAGGTGGGGGAGAGAgaagtggtggtggtgatgggtGCGGGGGTTTTGGTTGGGCTCGCCCAAACCCCGGCTGGCCCACCTGTCACCCTCCTCGTGGTTCGGCGGGGGTTGGTGGACGTCACATGAGTAGGGGGGGGCCCTCCCTCCAACCCCATGCGTGCTACCCGTACGCGACGTGAGACTTCGTGGTatctctgacatgtgggtctgCCTCCTCTATATGGGTTGCTACTTGGTTTGGTGTACTGGGTGTACAGGAGGGTTGGTGCACGATGCGCCGGGTCCTTTTCGCCACCAaccaccatccaccacattgACACCGGTTGAGATCGGTCGGCTCTCTCGGTCGTGGTGCGCTGCGGCGCGCACAGCCTTTACACCGGGAAAGCCGTAAAGGCTCGCAGCTTTGCTAGCCCAGTCACAAGCGCTGGGCCGCAAGCGCTGGGCCGCATCAGACGGTCGGGCCGGGATCCGAGCAGCTAGCTTCACCggctttttttttatattttttaaaaacgttttttacagaaatatattttcggtttcacattttacagttttatactcCTACCGCTCGGCAGGaggcctaccgcccggcaggggggcggcaggctcccctcaaatataaaagctgagccccttccctcgcaccctcatttcctgtccacgagatccagagaggggagagggagagatgaGGGGTGAGAGAGGTAATTCCACCggtgaagccctgccggattttgaatccgaaccgcaggtaaccaatatttctcaactattatagacttgtttctaaaataattatgaattagaatagatttagtttttggatagtgaaatatagaatagtaaacttagaatgacagtaccttattgctATTGCAGCATAAAACAATGACTGCCTCTaattctgttggattttcatggaccgaacaaaaatctagtataattcttgagatcatgacacatcttgtaatcagtaagaagttggatccattagcggatggtacaatagagatggtgttgtccaaattagtagagtttaaaaatttcacattgtttcgaggtattacaatgcaagatgTAAAGTGACACTTGCTAGAACGCCGTAAGATAtagggtatgtgaactagctaATCATCCTAATGTTATTGGTTTCGTACATAGTACTTCTACGATATAGATGCGGTCAgagatgtatgagatgcacattaaggtaactatCATTCAGATCTAATATCTATAgtcatttgtaatccatattcagtaaattttaaaattattatGTAGTTATATgcaaggattaccccgaggacacggaggtGATTAACAAATTAATACCAAATTTtcataaattggtatgtatcttcggtggaatCATGTCGCAAACAAGACGAAGGAGGCGtggaagatcttcgggtgatagtacttggcctccgCAATCACATAgaaccggaggttcgtcaagtcaaactgcaccacctccagcaccaagttctgttaactgggatgacgacctagatgacttcatgccccccaaaccatggcctccaagacctgatgttcctcccctgtacatgaaagtagaaccataaaagagagaaagggaaagtcaagaggttcatcaagtcaaactgcaccacatccagcaccaagttctgttaactgggatgacgacctaaatgacttcatgcccccccgAACTATGGTCTCCAAGAAATGACATGATGTGTATCATATGGTGTTATGGTGTTGATCGGTCTAGATTGTGAAGTAAATTGTGATGGGGCGGCAGGCCTCCCCtacctttaattgcaatacttatatgtttgctatgtttgattgCAATGATTATATTTTTTGTGAACCTTGAACCTCGTGTGGCTCGATGACTCggtcaagtagagctggcgttcagaattgtttgatttgtttaatTGGTGCTTGTGCTAAAGGTGGCCACAAACCATGTGTCTAAGCATTTGGGGCTGACCAATTTGATACAATGAACAAAATTTAAATTGAACGTTAAACAAGATACCACATAAgatattacattgaaggtttcattcattacaaccaaattctatagaaatacccactgccaactaattaaacaagacaTTTAGGCATACTACATACACAATATACTTAGTTTCGTACAAACAAATATATTGGAAGGTGTGTCGTGCACAATTAcatgcggcgaattcttgtaggtggagccgacCCATCCGTtggattcccggaaggtccagcctcggcagcagcagtgggtactgaaagctgtgggcactttttgtaagtgtgaccgtccgccccacacaagttgcaatgttttttcttcattccaacctcggactcgtccattccgttccggatacgacgtgtctgccgtcggcctatgccccTCTTCGTAGCTAGATCAGGGATGAGCATTGGATGGGGattttttttgagtgaatgAGCCGAGAATACCGATGCtgtatatctcatgacaccaagtctgtgctgcggcttcttttgtgaaatattgaaaaatatatgacgcagcatctaacctagatacagaacaagccgcgatgacatgggagcatggtaagtgatgcacctttggcttctggCATCGACAGAaccgtcaatggttatcaagacttcttgaattaccctttgtcTTTACTTCTAAAATTATTTCGCTGACATGTACCAATGCCTCGTGCATCCCCCCTAGGTAGGAAGCCTTTCTACCCTCTGCCAGCTAATTCACCTATTGTATTCCGTTACTCACATAATCAAATTTGGACCACTTGTCTTTCTCTAGACTGGTGCCAGAAATTTATGATACATCAAATCTCCTCAACTCCTTCTCATTGCACCTTGATGATTCTACAAACAATAATTCACTCTGGtacttactccctccatttttatttacatgtcgcaTTAGctggtttgtcctaagtcaaacttgacTAACATTGACCATGTCTGTAGAAAGATATAGTAACAACATATATTTTATGGTTGATTCAATGAAATAAATTTGGcattgtaaatattattatttctttCCATAAATTTGGTTAAAGTTTACCAAGTTTGACTTGggacaaacctaatacgacatgtaaatgAAATAGAGGGAGTATATACTACGCACTTAAGGTAATCGTTATAGGTGTGTCATCTTGAGATGCTTTTAGTTTACCCTTGTATCATAGAAAATCTATCTGTTATGACATGAGTCCACTAAGATCAATGATGGAGATATTCATATATTTTGACATATTATTGTTGCAATTTATAAACCCATAAGAGACTCTATTGGATTCATTTAACACTTAAGTATTTAGAGGGTGTATGGATTTCAGAGTTAAACTTTAATTTTGTTTATATCGATGTCAAATAAAAGGGCTAAATATGGGCTAATTGGTAATCTAATTGCACAGATAATGTTTATTTGGTTTTAAGAGCCTGTTAGTCCTTATTTAGCACATTAGGGCACCGAGGGATAAATTAGCGCTCCTATTTTAGTCAATACCcctaaattatttttttcattccAAGTCTACACCAGATATTGTTTTTGTAGAACTTAAGTTAAACCTACTAACAACTCTCTATATAATATAACAATATTGATTGGTTTTCTTTACTTCTTTTGACTATAAACTTTTGTTTATACTTATGGGCTCTCTAGTGTTGATGCAATTAATTtaccaaacaaataaaaaactcTCATTCAAATTAATTAACATGCGAATTTTTAACCCGAGATCCAATGGATGTGCCTTTTGACCTTTGTGCAAActcccacctctctctctccacaaaGTGTAGCGTCTAGGTCACTGGGTCGAAATTGAGCTGTTTATCAATCACCACCGAAATCAATATCTCACTATAGTAACATTATGAACACACCAGTCACCAGGCTCGAATTATCAGTTGAACGATAGCATGCTGTCCATGTTCATCATTGCATGCATTGCTGGAGAGGCAAACATAATTATATTACGTTATTTGCACGGAGGGTGccattacttttttttttcttttgttgtactGGTATGGAGAGAGCCCGCAAGGTCCTGAATCGTGACAGGCCATGTGACGACACTGTAACTTGAACCGAGCAACTCTCAATCGAGCAAGACGGGAGACTGATGTGTGCCGGATCGGATCAGAGGTCTAGCACCCGTTTTGCTCGTGGTGGGGAGCTCTATCCCCATGGCAAGGGCGTCGATTATGATAGTGATTTCCTCGTCTATGGCATTTGAATCTCTAGGGGTGGTGGCGATCTCAACACCACACTGATATTATCTCAGATTACCCCTTCCGATCAAATTGAATGTCTTGTTTTATCACAACGTCATCAAAGAGCGACCCATGAAGCTCATACTGGACCATTCGTTGTTCTCAGATTGTAACGCTGAGCTTCTCAAAATGAATTTTCATAGTCCTTGATTCCACGGCTGAGTTGCTGATCTATTATAATAGTTTGTATTTCCTAGCCTAGATTTCCTTTGGTCCATAGCGAGAATAGAAGTTGCTGCCATATTGGTCTTGTACAGACTACGTAGAGTTGTAGTCTAATACTTCTATTGGCTTATGtattttctttttaaattttAGCTATTTATAATAGTATTTTGTATTGACTATTTGAATTAATCTAAGTCGTTGGATCATCATAAAAATCAATGGTGTacattcttctcttttttagattaacgtggtaATTTCTAGACTTTCTCGGTGAATATGgtgacttcttttaacactcccttaataatataatagataccAAACCACCAAACTCGTgc
This window of the Panicum virgatum strain AP13 chromosome 1K, P.virgatum_v5, whole genome shotgun sequence genome carries:
- the LOC120709252 gene encoding adenosine kinase 2-like produces the protein MAASEGVLLGMGNPLLDISAVVDDAFLTKYDIKLNNAILAEEKHLPMYDELASKSNVEYIAGGATQNSIRVAQWMLQTPGATSYMGCIGKDKFGEEMKKNAQAAGVTAHYYEDDTAPTGTCAVCVVGGERSLIANLSAANCYKSEHLKRPENWALVEKAKYIYIAGFFLTVSPESIQLVAEHAAANNKVFLMNLSAPFICEFFRDAQEKVLPYVDYIFGNETEAKIFAKVRGWETENIEEIALKISQLPLASGKQKRIAVITQGADPVVVAEDGKVKTFPVILLPKEKLVDTNGAGDAFVGGFLSQLVQGKSIEDCVRAGCYAANVIIHRSGCTYPEKPDFN